GGATCACCATGACCTGGAACACGGCGGGCGGGATGTTCGCGCCCTCGCGGATCAGCGCCTTCTGGAAGTGATCGATCGGTTCCTCGCCGCCGAGTATGCCGATGAACAGAACGGCGTGGGCGTAGCCGCCCAGCACCCCGATCAGGGGCGAGGCCGCCCGGAAGAACGGCCGCATCCCCGGCACGTCCTCGCCGGACCGATTCACCAGCTCCTGGAACATCTGGATGTGGTTGCACTCTTCGGTCATCTCGTGCAGGCAGTACCGGAACTCGGGCGACCCGTTGGGCAGCTTCATGACGTACTGCATCATTCCCCGGATCAGGATGCTCTCGAACGCGGCGCCGACCTTGATCGAGTTGAGCGTGCGTCGCCTGCCGATCTCGATGCGGCGCTCCAGCGGCAGATCCTGATACCACCGGGTCGCGCCCAGGGGATCGACCTCGGGCGACAGCACCCACCGCGGATCCTGTGGGTCGAGCGCCATCGCGGGCGAATCCCATTCGATGTCGACATAGGGATCGAAGCTGCGGTGCACCGATCCTTCCGACAGCGTCTGCAGGATGTCGCGATAGTCCTGCGTGATGATCGTGGAACGTGACGGTGCTGGCACCGATGATGCGGGCACTGACATCGCTGACTCCTCGCTGAGTAGGTTCGTCCTCGATGCCAATTTAGCGGGAACGCCGGTACCGGTAAATGGTCCACGGCGAAGTCGTCCGGTTTCGGAGCCCGAAAAAAATGTCCGACGGGAGGGCGTGACCTATCCGCCGGCGGCGACACGTCGGTAGCGCGAGATCGTCACCGACGCGGTGACCGGCAACGGTTCGGGGAGCCGCGCAACGGATTCGGCGAGTCCGGCCGGGGTGAGATGCCGTGCGGAGGGACCCATGCCCACCAGGTTCACGATGTCGTCGTGGCCGAGCCGCATGGTGTACTCGACGGTCCTGCGGTCGACGGCGGTGAACCGCCCGGCCGTCGTCGCATCGAGGCGCTCGACCTTCCGATCGTCCACCTGCACCATCGCGAGCGCGCCCACCAGTTCCGCGAGGTGCCGTTCGGTGGGGCCGACCACGATCAGCTCGCCGCCCGGATCCAGAACCCGGTGGGTCTCGGCCGCGTTGCGGGGGGCGAACACACACAGCACGTGGCTGAGCGCACCGTCCCGCACCGGGAGGGCGCGCCAGGCGTCGGCGACGACGGCCCCGGCACGCGGATGCGACTTCGCGAGCCGTCGGGCGGCGAACTTCGACACGTCGAGCCCGATGCCGCGGGCGGACGTCGTCGCGTCCAGGACACCGGCCAGGTAGTGGCCGGTCCCCGCGCCGATCTCGAGGAGGCGGGGTGCGGGATCGTCCATGCCGCCCACGGCTTCCGACAGTTCCGCGACGATGCCGTCGAAATGTCCTGCCGACAGGAAATTCGCACGGCACGAGATCATCTCGGCGCTGTCTCCCTCGAACTTGGTCGCGGCGCCGGTGAGGAGTGTGACGTACCCCTGCCGCGCGACGTCGAAGGTGTGCCCGCGCTCGCACACGACCGTGCCGTCCTCGAGGTCGACCGGGGCCGCGCACTGCGGGCAGGCCAGCAGATCGATCACCTCGGCGAGCACGGCACCCCCGCACGGGAGTCCCGGAACCGGACTCCCCCGACAGGAGACGACCCGGGCCCCGCGCCGGTGACGGCGAGCGGGGCCCGGGTCGACGAGATCTGTTCGGGCATCACGAGCTGGTGACGGCCTTCAGTTCCTCTCCCAGCGCAGCGGCTTCGTCGGGGGTGAGTTCGACGACCAGCCGTCCACCACCCTCGAGCGGTACCCGCATGACGATTCCTCGCCCCTCTTTGGTTGCTTCGAGGGGACCGTCTCCGGTCCGGGGCTTCATGGCCGCCATCCTCTGCTCCCTCCAAATCTGCGCTGCGTGCTCGCGCCTCGACAATCGGTATCCTCACCGAGGGTCGGCGAGGCTCACCGCTCCATTCTTCCCTATCGGAGCCGAAACCGGGAACCTGACTCGGCTTCGCCGCTGCTCGGCGTGGTTTCGGGTGGCCCCTCAGCGTGCTCGGGGCACCCAGCATCCGGCGAGGTGATCGTCCACCATCCCGGTGGCCTGCATGAGCGCATATGCCGTGGTGGGGCCGACGAATCTGAAGCCACGACGCTTGAGCTCCTTCGCCATCGCGGTGGACTCCGGGGTCACTGCGGGGACGTCGTCCATCAGGGCCGGGCGGGCCGGGCGCGCCGGTGGCGCGAACGACCACAGCAGTGAGTCCAGGTCGGTGTCGGACAGGTCGAGCACTGCCCGCGCGTTGGACACCGCGGCCTCGATCTTCGCCCGGTTGCGGACGATGGACGCGTCCTGGAGGAGCCGCTCGACGTCGGCGGAACCGAACTCGGCCACCGTCTCGGGGACGAACCCGGCGAACGCCTTCCGGAACGCCTCCCGCTTGCGCAGGATCGTGATCCACGCCAGTCCGGACTGGAATGCTTCGAGTACGAGCCGCTCGTACAGGGCGGCCGTCCCGTGCACCGGCCGGCCCCACTCGTTGTCGTGATAGTCGCGGTAGATCGTCGATCCGGCGGTGTCCACGGCCCACGCACAGCGCACGGGCTCGGCGACCGCCGTCATCGCTCACCACCGGCGTCACTGCGTGAGCGCTCACGTTCCAACTGCTCGCGCAGCGAGTCGATCTCGGCACCGAGGCGTTCGAGTGCCCAGTCCACCTCGCTCTGCTTGTAGCCCCGCAGCGTCTGCTGGAATCGCAGCGCCTGCACGTCCGCCCCCGTCACCTCACGCACCGGCAACTGGGTGGGAGTGGTGCCCGGCGGCAACGGCGCCAACTCCTCCGACCTGCCGAACACCGCGCTGGCGGCGAAGAACAGCATCGCACCCACCAGGACCATGACGACGAGATAGATCAGGGCAGTGAACATGACCCGATCCTGTCACGCCCTCCCGACGGGGTGAAGGTGGCCTTCGGCCGGTCTGACGAGGCGAAGGCCACCTTCACCCGGGTAGGGGCAGGGGGCGGGTGGGGATGGGGTGGGTTAGGGGTGGCCGTTCAGGCGCGGACGGTGTTCATCGGGGGACGGTCGGTGAGTTCGACCTCGCTACTGACCGGGCGGAACGATTCTCCGTCGACGACGAACTGGGTCAGCCCGTCGCCGGTGTCGGGGATTCCGCAACGGCGCAGCATGGTGCCGATGATCTGCCGGCTCATCACCCCGAGCTCGGACAACGGGCGGTTCCGATGCTTGCGCACACCCAGATTCACCTGGCCGATGGCACCGAGACCGAGACGGTCGTAGGTGTCGAGGAGCAGACCGATCTCCACTCCGTAGCCGGGCGCGAACGGGACCGCCGACAACAGTTCACGGGTTCCGGCGTACTCGCCGCCCAGCGGCTGGACGACGTTGGTCAGTTCGGGCCGGAGCGCCGCGAGCAGAGGCCGGGCGACGAGTTCGGTGACCCGGCCGCCACCGTGCGCCTCCTCGGCACCGCTGAGCCGCAGCGGACGGCGATAGTAGCCCTTCACGAGGTGGATCCCGTCGGCCAGGAGCAGCGGGCCCAGCAACTTGGGCACGAACGCCGGATCCGGTTCCACCAGGTCCGAGTCCACGAAGGCGATGAGGTCCCCGGTGCTGGCGGCCACCGCGCGCCACAGCACCTCCCCCTTGCCCGCCACCGGCGAGATCGAGGGCACCGCCTGCTCCCGGCTGACCACCGTCGCGCCGGCTGCCCGGGCCCGCTCGGCGGTGCGATCCGTCGAGCCGGAGTCGAGCACGATCAGTTCGTCGACGAGACCACCGAGCAGGGGGCGGATGGTGTCGACCACCGCTCCCACCGTGTCCTCCTCGTCGAGGGCGGGCAGGACGACCGAGACCGTCCGGCCGTTCTTGGCCCGCTCGAGTTCGTCGATACTCCACGACGGCTGATCCCAGCTGTTCGCCTCCGCCCACGACGACGTGGTCGCCGCTCCGGACGGGACGTTCCGGGTACCCACTGCGGGGCTTCCTGCGATGGTCATGCCAAACCCCTCACCGTTCGGGTGGGCGCGCGCGTTCCTTCGATGGCGGCCACCATGTCGACCACCCGACGCGTCGATGCCACTTCGTGGACGCGGAAGACTCGGGCGCCCCGAGCTGCGGCCAATGCTGTCGCTGCCAATGTTCCCTCCAAGCGCTCGTCGAGACCCACACCCAGAGTTTCCCCGATAAAATCCTTGTTGCTCAGTGCCATCAGGACTGGCCATCCGGTGTTTACAAGATCGTCCACTCGCCGCAACAACTCGAGCCCGTGGAAGGTGTTCTTGCCGAAATCGTGGGTCGGATCGACCAGAATCGAGTCGGCCGCCACACCTGCCCGCACGGCATTCTCGGCCGCCGAGACGACCTCGCCGACGACGTCGGCCACCACGTCGGTGTAGCGCACCCGAAACGGCCGCGTCCGCGGAACGGCTCCTCCGGTGTGGGAACAGACGATGCCGGCTCCGGCCTCGGCCGCCACCGACACGAGTTCGGGGTCCGCTCCGGCCCACGTGTCGTTCACGAGATCCGCGCCCTCCGCACACGCCTTGCCGGCGACCTCACCGCGCCAGGTGTCCACACTGATCAGCAGATCGGGATAGCGCGCCCGGATGGCGGCCACGAACGGCACCACCCGGCGGATCTCCTCCGCCGCGTCGACCTCGGCGCCCGGCCCGGCCTTGACCCCGCCGATGTCGACCAGATCGGCACCTTCGCGCACGGCACGGTCGACGGCTTCCATCGCCGCGTCGTCGGAGAACGTGGCGCCCCGGTCGTAGAACGAATCCGGGGTGCGGTTGACGATCGCCATGACGAGGGCACGGTCGACCGCGACCGGACGCCCGCAGAGCGTCGCCGACGGGCCTTCACCGGGGGTAGCCATGGGACCCATAGTGGCACGCACGCGGAAAACCCCTCCGGACCAGCTCCGGCGGAACCGACCGGGAGAGCTGCTCGGCATTTCCGGATCCGCTCGGCGAATCGGGCCCGACTCGCCGAGCGGATCCGGAAGGCGTGCGCGGATGGTCCGTACCGATGACCGCCCGGCTATGCCCTCGCGGCCGTGCGACAGTGTCGGCCGGGCAACGGTTCAGCCGCGCGGCACCGCTCCCCCGGCGACCTCGTCGACGTATCCGTCGTACGACTCCCGGTACCCGCCCTCACGGCCGGCGAGGACGTGCAGCCGGCCCGGCTCGGAGACGTCGAAGCCCTCGTTGCGCAGTTCGACCTTGCGGCTCTTGAATGTCGACGTCTGCTCGAGCGAATCGACGATCCGGACGAACAGCGGGACCGCGTAGGACGGGAGCCGCCCGTAGAGGAACTCGGCGACGCCGGCGCCGTCGAAGTCGTGACCCTCGCGCAGCTTCACCGCCGCCATCCCGGCGCGCCCGTCCGTGCCCGGAACCGATACGCCGTAGACGACGACGTTCTCGACCGCCGGGTGCGCACCCAGGGCCCCTTCCACCTCGGTCGTCGCGACGTTCTCGCCCTTCCACCGGAAGGTGTCACCGAGCCGGTCCACGAAGGCGACGTGCATGAACCCCTGCTTGCGCACCAGGTCACCGGTGTCGAACCAGCAGTCGCCGTCGGCGAACGCGTCGCGTACCAGCTTCTTGTCGGTGGCCTTCTCGTCGGTGTACCC
This genomic interval from Rhodococcus triatomae contains the following:
- a CDS encoding DUF3117 domain-containing protein, with protein sequence MAAMKPRTGDGPLEATKEGRGIVMRVPLEGGGRLVVELTPDEAAALGEELKAVTSS
- a CDS encoding AurF N-oxygenase family protein, producing MPASSVPAPSRSTIITQDYRDILQTLSEGSVHRSFDPYVDIEWDSPAMALDPQDPRWVLSPEVDPLGATRWYQDLPLERRIEIGRRRTLNSIKVGAAFESILIRGMMQYVMKLPNGSPEFRYCLHEMTEECNHIQMFQELVNRSGEDVPGMRPFFRAASPLIGVLGGYAHAVLFIGILGGEEPIDHFQKALIREGANIPPAVFQVMVIHIAEEARHISFAHEYLKAHVGAMGKFSRGVCAVAFPLAMRWLAGEIMAPSRAFAADMGIPREVMREAFWRSPHSRAILAEYFTEMRALADELGLMNRATRRLWKMLHIDGRHARYRGEPQRTARVAA
- a CDS encoding putative RNA methyltransferase, producing the protein MLAEVIDLLACPQCAAPVDLEDGTVVCERGHTFDVARQGYVTLLTGAATKFEGDSAEMISCRANFLSAGHFDGIVAELSEAVGGMDDPAPRLLEIGAGTGHYLAGVLDATTSARGIGLDVSKFAARRLAKSHPRAGAVVADAWRALPVRDGALSHVLCVFAPRNAAETHRVLDPGGELIVVGPTERHLAELVGALAMVQVDDRKVERLDATTAGRFTAVDRRTVEYTMRLGHDDIVNLVGMGPSARHLTPAGLAESVARLPEPLPVTASVTISRYRRVAAGG
- a CDS encoding DNA-3-methyladenine glycosylase I — its product is MTAVAEPVRCAWAVDTAGSTIYRDYHDNEWGRPVHGTAALYERLVLEAFQSGLAWITILRKREAFRKAFAGFVPETVAEFGSADVERLLQDASIVRNRAKIEAAVSNARAVLDLSDTDLDSLLWSFAPPARPARPALMDDVPAVTPESTAMAKELKRRGFRFVGPTTAYALMQATGMVDDHLAGCWVPRAR
- a CDS encoding glucosyl-3-phosphoglycerate synthase encodes the protein MTIAGSPAVGTRNVPSGAATTSSWAEANSWDQPSWSIDELERAKNGRTVSVVLPALDEEDTVGAVVDTIRPLLGGLVDELIVLDSGSTDRTAERARAAGATVVSREQAVPSISPVAGKGEVLWRAVAASTGDLIAFVDSDLVEPDPAFVPKLLGPLLLADGIHLVKGYYRRPLRLSGAEEAHGGGRVTELVARPLLAALRPELTNVVQPLGGEYAGTRELLSAVPFAPGYGVEIGLLLDTYDRLGLGAIGQVNLGVRKHRNRPLSELGVMSRQIIGTMLRRCGIPDTGDGLTQFVVDGESFRPVSSEVELTDRPPMNTVRA
- the folP gene encoding dihydropteroate synthase, which encodes MATPGEGPSATLCGRPVAVDRALVMAIVNRTPDSFYDRGATFSDDAAMEAVDRAVREGADLVDIGGVKAGPGAEVDAAEEIRRVVPFVAAIRARYPDLLISVDTWRGEVAGKACAEGADLVNDTWAGADPELVSVAAEAGAGIVCSHTGGAVPRTRPFRVRYTDVVADVVGEVVSAAENAVRAGVAADSILVDPTHDFGKNTFHGLELLRRVDDLVNTGWPVLMALSNKDFIGETLGVGLDERLEGTLAATALAAARGARVFRVHEVASTRRVVDMVAAIEGTRAPTRTVRGLA
- a CDS encoding DivIVA domain-containing protein — protein: MFTALIYLVVMVLVGAMLFFAASAVFGRSEELAPLPPGTTPTQLPVREVTGADVQALRFQQTLRGYKQSEVDWALERLGAEIDSLREQLERERSRSDAGGER